In the Eremothecium cymbalariae DBVPG#7215 chromosome 7, complete sequence genome, one interval contains:
- a CDS encoding RING finger and CHY zinc finger domain-containing protein (similar to KLTH0D06886g KLTH0D06886p Lachancea thermotolerans), with product MKTLRKEQQEQEHDEEEEASSSMDVDEFDELCRGFPQIDLSQWSLRFQLSTFIKDLQDGVTLSSALNRLQTVKALMESKIAGFSGRRADGAAGPPAERREGELGAERKRGAGHEPSAVGLANEPRDMPILHELALPRETTKDEHRGLTEWDDALADQEQLRGRIRQIYALEQVSAERKAWMIQKLMSGQYGTPLSADAGAARAGGESRFGGYSPTMGGAPPPPPPEAAAEEKAGALGCSHYMLNCKLYCRVCAGWYSCRFCHDETISSHPFQRQETEWIVCMLCNQVQRPNTSGCEGCGQELALYFCRKCVLYDNDDTKDIYHCDKCGICRLGLGLGQDFFHCDGCQACLSMELQGNHRCIERATMSNCPICGEYMFTSVKPVVYMSPCGHAIHQHCFNDHTRHSYKCPQCQVTVVNMEAQFRIMDREVDDQPLPEPYCRWRCIIRCNDCGGRSNCAYHILGLRCNNCLSYNTQQLQLLKSELGDTNNNQEHGVSLQDTQSVVRQRLLQANYQRETVQPLIDVEDYMGRLAVEAGGDAAGDTASSASSASSSAPRPPPIHPAEPPQGLGATLAAKVKRFMTDRPESPSWTELAKAFTHFIEQGTSLPSSDDDSSPEP from the coding sequence ATGAAGACGTTACGGAAGGAAcagcaggagcaggagCACgacgaggaggaggaggcTAGTAGCAGCATGGATGTAGACGAGTTTGACGAGTTGTGCAGGGGCTTCCCGCAGATAGATCTGTCACAGTGGTCGTTGAGATTCCAGCTGTCTACGTTCATCAAGGACTTACAGGATGGGGTTACGTTAAGTAGTGCGCTGAACAGGCTGCAGACGGTGAAGGCGTTGATGGAGAGCAAGATAGCAGGGTTTAGTGGGAGGCGGGCTGATGGTGCGGCGGGGCCCCCCGCGGAGCGGCGAGAGGGGGAGCTGGGGGCGGAACGGAAACGAGGGGCCGGGCACGAGCCCTCAGCCGTTGGGCTTGCCAACGAGCCGAGGGATATGCCTATATTGCATGAGCTGGCTCTGCCCAGGGAGACCACGAAGGACGAGCACCGCGGATTGACGGAATGGGACGACGCGTTGGCTGACCAGGAACAGCTGCGGGGGAGGATCAGGCAGATCTATGCATTGGAACAGGTGTCCGCTGAGCGCAAGGCGTGGATGATCCAGAAGTTGATGAGTGGACAATACGGCACCCCTCTTTCTGCAGACGCAGGCGCTGCGCGGGCGGGCGGAGAGAGCAGGTTCGGCGGCTATTCGCCAACAATGGGAGGAgcgccgccgccgccgccgccaGAGGCGGCGGCAGAAGAAAAGGCCGGAGCGCTTGGCTGCAGCCATTACATGCTGAATTGTAAACTGTACTGCCGTGTGTGTGCGGGATGGTACTCGTGCCGTTTTTGCCACGATGAAACAATCAGCAGCCATCCATTCCAGCGCCAGGAAACAGAGTGGATCGTGTGCATGCTGTGTAACCAGGTGCAACGTCCCAACACGTCAGGTTGCGAAGGCTGTGGGCAGGAATTGGCATTGTATTTCTGTCGCAAATGTGTTCTGTATGACAATGACGACACCAAGGACATATACCACTGCGATAAGTGTGGGATCTGCCGGCTTGGGCTGGGACTCGGACAGGATTTTTTCCATTGTGATGGGTGCCAAGCGTGTTTATCTATGGAGTTGCAAGGCAACCATCGGTGTATTGAACGCGCTACCATGTCCAACTGTCCCATATGCGGCGAATACATGTTTACGTCAGTCAAGCCAGTGGTGTATATGTCCCCATGTGGACATGCAATTCACCAGCATTGTTTCAACGACCACACCAGGCACTCCTACAAATGCCCGCAGTGCCAGGTTACCGTCGTGAACATGGAAGCGCAATTTCGCATCATGGACAGGGAGGTGGACGACCAGCCGTTGCCAGAGCCCTACTGCAGATGGAGATGCATAATCCGCTGCAACGACTGCGGCGGGCGGTCCAACTGCGCATACCATATTTTGGGGTTGCGATGCAACAATTGTCTGAGTTACAATAcgcagcagctgcagctgctgaAATCTGAACTGGGAGACACGAACAATAACCAAGAACACGGAGTCTCCCTACAAGACACGCAGAGCGTGGTGCGCCAGCGCCTGCTGCAGGCCAACTACCAACGGGAAACCGTGCAGCCGTTGATTGACGTGGAAGACTATATGGGCCGCCTGGCGGTCGAAGCCGGCGGCGACGCCGCCGGCGACACCGCCAGCAGCGCCAGCAGCGCCAGCAGCTCCGCACCGCGGCCACCGCCGATCCACCCTGCGGAACCACCACAGGGACTGGGCGCCACTCTCGCAGCAAAGGTCAAACGGTTCATGACCGACCGCCCCGAATCACCCTCCTGGACAGAACTGGCAAAGGCCTTCACACACTTCATCGAACAAGGTACCTCCCTCCCCAGCAGCGACGACGACTCCAGCCCCGAACCCTAA
- the TVP18 gene encoding Tvp18p (similar to Ashbya gossypii AGL072W), producing MAVSLKSFINVPGIVSDLKSFNFSVYGRWFGYINIILCIALGIANIFHFGPVIIFSILALGQGFFLLFVEVPFLVKICPLSERFVSNVKIFNSNMKRTMLYGVMAVIQWVSLVFEVTSLVVLAICLTVSAIFYASGWLTKQEFKESNVLRGPGSDTFPHEASVREML from the coding sequence ATGGCAGTGTCTTTGAAGAGTTTTATCAATGTTCCAGGGATAGTGTCAGATCTTAAATCGTTCAACTTTTCCGTGTATGGGCGTTGGTTTGGTTacatcaatattattctaTGTATAGCGCTAGGGATTGCCaacatttttcattttggGCCTGTGATAATCTTTTCGATTCTGGCTTTAGGACAGGGGTTCTTTCTATTGTTTGTGGAGGTTCCTTTTTTGGTCAAGATATGTCCGTTGTCTGAGAGGTTTGTTTCGAATGTCAAGATCTTCAACTCCAATATGAAGAGGACGATGTTGTATGGGGTGATGGCGGTGATTCAGTGGGTGTCGCTTGTGTTCGAGGTGACGTCGTTGGTTGTTTTGGCGATCTGTCTAACGGTCAGTGCGATCTTTTATGCGTCCGGGTGGTTGACGAAGCAGGAGTTCAAGGAGAGTAATGTGCTTCGGGGCCCAGGGTCTGATACGTTCCCGCACGAGGCGTCGGTTAGAGAGATGTTGTGA